CTTGATCCGCTGTGCGGTTCCGGCACCCTGCCGATCGAGGCGGCGCTGATGGCAGCCGATATCGCCCCGGGGCTGAATCGGCCGGCCTACGGGTTTTTCCGCTGGCTGGGGCACCGTTCGGGTACGTGGAAACGGCTGGTGGCCGAGGCTCTGGAACGGCGCAAGGCGGGTTTGGACCGGCTGCCGGACATCGCCGGGTACGATAGCGCCGGCCAGGCGATCAGGGCGGCCAGGATCAATGCCGATCGGGCGGGGCTGGGGGGGCTGGTGCGCTTTGAGCAGAAGGAGTTGACGGCGCTGCGGCCTCTGCCCGCGATGGAGTGCCGACCCGGCCTGCTGGTCGCCAATCCTCCCTACGGCGAACGTCTGGGGGAGGTGGCCGAACTGCGCCCTCTCTATGCCGGGCTGGGCGAGTCGCTCCGCACCGGTTTCGTTGGCTGGAAGGCGGCCGTCTTGACCGGCAACCCGGATTTGGCCAAACAGATCGCCATCCGTGCCCGGCGACGTCACACCCTGTACAACGGCGCCCTGGAATGCCGCCTGTTCCATTTCGACATCGATCCCCAGTGGTTTTTCGGTGCCGATATGGCTGAGGGAAGGCCCTCCACCGGGTCCTCAAAAAAAGGATTGAGCCCGGGTGCGGCCATGTTTGCCAACCGGCTGAGGAAAAACCTGCGTCAGGTCAAACGCTGGGCCGACCGGGGAGAGATCACCTGTTTTCGCCTGTATGACGCCGACATGCCGGAGTACGCCGTAGCGGTTGATCTTTACGAGCAGTGGCTGCATGTCCAGGAATACCAGGCCCCCTCCTCGATCGATCCGGATCAGGCCCGCAAGCGGCTGGACGAGGTGATGGAGGCCCTGCCCGAGGCTCTGGACATGCCCCCCGAACGGATCTTTCTCAAGGTGCGCAGCCGCCAGTCGGGAGCCTCCCAGTACAACAAGCTGTCGGCCGGCGGACAACTGCACGAGGTGCGGGAAGGGGACTGCAGGTTCCTGGTCAATTTCACCGATTACCTCGACACCGGCCTGTTCCTCGACCATCGTCTCACCCGCCGAATGATCCGGGAGCTGGCGGCGGGCAAGCGCTTTCTCAATCTGTTCGCCTACACCGGCACCGCCACTGTCCACGCTGCCCGGGGAGGCGCCGCCACCACGACCACTGTCGACATGTCGCGCACCTATCTGGACTGGGCGAAACGCAATCTGGCCCTGAACGGTTTCCGGGAGGGGCCCCGACACCGGATGATCCAGGCCGACTGCCTGGGCTGGCTGGAGCGGGAAAGCTCCCGTCCCTCGGAGCTTTACGACCTGATCTTCCTCGATCCGCCGACCTTCTCCAACTCGAAAGGGATGGAGGGAACCTTTGACGTCCAGCGGGACCATGTGCAGCTGCTGCGGCAGACCGCGAAGCTTCTGGAAAGGGGCGGAATCCTTCTTTTTTCCAACAACTTCAGGAAGTTCAAAATGGAGCGGGACGCCCTGCCGGAACTGGAGATCGAAGACGTGACTGCTGCAACAATCCCCAAGGATTTCGCCCGCAATCCCCGGATTCATCATTGTTGGGTGATTAAACATCGTGAGGGGTGAGGGGTGAGGAGTGAGGAGGAAAAACCTCGTTGTCAATGAAGCGGTAGCGGAACGGTTGTCGTTGTCGTAATCGTAATCGAAACTTATGTTGAAAGACCGATTACGACAACGATTACGACAACGAAAACGAGAAGGAATGGGACGCAGATGAACGCTGATGAACGCTTATAGGCCAGGAAAAAATGTGATGAGTCGTTACGTAGAAAAAGGTCATTCCCGAGACGGTTTTGGTCGGGAATCCAGTCTTTAAATACTTGAAAAAATGGACGCCCGATAGAATCACTCGGGCATGACGGGCTCTAGCTGATTCAAGATTTCGCAGGTTTTCACCAAAAGTTCCGGTCTTTTGGTTGATCCGCGTATACGAAGCATCAGAT
The genomic region above belongs to Syntrophotaleaceae bacterium and contains:
- the rlmKL gene encoding bifunctional 23S rRNA (guanine(2069)-N(7))-methyltransferase RlmK/23S rRNA (guanine(2445)-N(2))-methyltransferase RlmL — encoded protein: MIIHNFFATAPKGLEPLLADELRALGAADVAETRAGVGFSGDLEMAYRVCLWSRLASRVLLPLATFSAPGPDALYEQVRALPWEEHFAGESTLAVNAQVNRSQISHSRFAALKVKDGIVDRFRERTGSRPSVDVRQPDLRINLYLFNDEATLSIDLSGESLHRRGYRAEGVMAPLKENLAAAILLRAGWPDIAAAGGSLLDPLCGSGTLPIEAALMAADIAPGLNRPAYGFFRWLGHRSGTWKRLVAEALERRKAGLDRLPDIAGYDSAGQAIRAARINADRAGLGGLVRFEQKELTALRPLPAMECRPGLLVANPPYGERLGEVAELRPLYAGLGESLRTGFVGWKAAVLTGNPDLAKQIAIRARRRHTLYNGALECRLFHFDIDPQWFFGADMAEGRPSTGSSKKGLSPGAAMFANRLRKNLRQVKRWADRGEITCFRLYDADMPEYAVAVDLYEQWLHVQEYQAPSSIDPDQARKRLDEVMEALPEALDMPPERIFLKVRSRQSGASQYNKLSAGGQLHEVREGDCRFLVNFTDYLDTGLFLDHRLTRRMIRELAAGKRFLNLFAYTGTATVHAARGGAATTTTVDMSRTYLDWAKRNLALNGFREGPRHRMIQADCLGWLERESSRPSELYDLIFLDPPTFSNSKGMEGTFDVQRDHVQLLRQTAKLLERGGILLFSNNFRKFKMERDALPELEIEDVTAATIPKDFARNPRIHHCWVIKHREG